Within Deinococcus apachensis DSM 19763, the genomic segment ACGATGAGAGTATGCCACAAGGTCAACCGGAAGGGGCGACACTCGTCTACCGCCGACGCGAGGACGTCATTGTCACTGATCTGAATGAAGAGGTGGTGCTGCTGGACCCGGTCTCGGTGGAGATGTACAGCCTCGCCGAGGTGGGCCGGACCGTGTGGCAGGCCCTGCCAGGGACGCCCGAGCAGGTGGCCGAGC encodes:
- a CDS encoding PqqD family protein encodes the protein MPQGQPEGATLVYRRREDVIVTDLNEEVVLLDPVSVEMYSLAEVGRTVWQALPGTPEQVAEQVTASYDVEWNLALQDIRSLLGDLKAAGLVEAHAL